In Candidatus Beckwithbacteria bacterium, one genomic interval encodes:
- a CDS encoding dihydroorotate dehydrogenase electron transfer subunit, protein MKTDNSYHTNSIVNIEKETPKVKNFILDTQIKAKPGQFVMVWLPRINEKPFGVVAAKPLTLSIANVGETTGKIHQLKIGDKLSWRGPYGTAFKYQGKKVLMVAGGYGVVPLYFLALSQNLPNRKKITVIIGARDKANLPFVAKFKKLQCQVKVCTDDGSAGFKGFTTQLAQELLAKESFDSIYTCGPKPMMYKIGEMANSLQIPCQISIDTFFKCGGLGLCGECAINGHLACQEGPVFDSKILLE, encoded by the coding sequence ATGAAGACTGATAATTCTTACCATACTAATAGTATTGTTAACATCGAAAAAGAAACTCCCAAAGTTAAAAACTTTATCCTAGATACTCAAATCAAAGCTAAACCTGGCCAGTTTGTTATGGTCTGGCTGCCAAGAATTAATGAAAAGCCTTTTGGTGTGGTTGCTGCTAAACCTTTGACTTTATCTATTGCTAATGTCGGTGAAACTACTGGGAAAATTCATCAGCTTAAAATCGGAGACAAGCTTAGTTGGCGTGGCCCATATGGTACGGCTTTTAAATATCAAGGTAAAAAAGTTCTGATGGTAGCTGGTGGTTATGGGGTAGTACCTTTATATTTTTTAGCTTTAAGTCAAAACTTACCTAACCGTAAAAAAATCACGGTCATAATTGGGGCCCGCGACAAAGCTAATCTACCATTTGTAGCCAAGTTTAAAAAACTGCAATGCCAAGTTAAAGTTTGTACTGATGATGGTTCAGCTGGTTTTAAAGGTTTTACAACCCAACTAGCTCAAGAGTTACTAGCCAAAGAGTCATTTGATAGCATCTATACCTGTGGTCCCAAACCTATGATGTACAAAATTGGCGAAATGGCTAATAGCTTACAAATTCCTTGTCAAATTTCGATTGATACCTTTTTTAAATGTGGTGGTTTAGGGCTTTGCGGCGAATGTGCCATCAATGGCCATTTAGCCTGTCAGGAAGGACCAGTTTTTGATAGTAAAATTTTATTGGAATAA